Proteins encoded in a region of the Aminivibrio sp. genome:
- the corA gene encoding magnesium/cobalt transporter CorA has protein sequence MSSKRSERRKHAGYGSKAGMSPGTMIFIGEQQVENARIDIIRYDVSTLSEMGDVSPDQCRDCSAAPGVTWINVNGIHNVALIESLGKHFDIHPLTLEDIVNTSQRPKVEEFPNYVYAVLKMMVYDEGADRLEIEHVSLIFGENYVISFQEHEGDVFDSVRERIRNAKGRIRSMKADFLAYALMDAAVDNYFLALERIGDRIENMDDRILAHPEPGDIQDVHHLKLEILSFRKAVWPLREEVGALEKSETVLIRPETRVFLRDLYDHIIQVIDMVETFRDILGGIHDTYLSSVSNRMNEIMKVLTIISTIFIPMTFIAGVYGMNFEHMPELKWPFGYYLAWAVMLMVAFSLLFFFKRRKWF, from the coding sequence ATGTCCTCGAAAAGAAGCGAACGAAGGAAACACGCCGGATATGGATCCAAGGCAGGCATGTCGCCCGGCACCATGATTTTCATAGGAGAACAACAGGTGGAGAATGCCCGCATCGACATCATCCGGTATGATGTATCGACGCTCAGTGAAATGGGCGATGTCTCTCCGGATCAATGCCGGGACTGCTCCGCAGCCCCCGGGGTGACGTGGATCAATGTCAACGGCATCCATAACGTCGCGCTGATAGAGTCGCTGGGGAAACACTTCGACATTCACCCGCTGACGCTGGAAGATATCGTCAACACCTCCCAGCGGCCGAAAGTTGAAGAATTCCCGAACTATGTCTATGCCGTTCTGAAAATGATGGTCTACGATGAAGGAGCAGACAGGCTCGAAATTGAACACGTCAGCCTGATTTTTGGAGAGAACTATGTCATTTCCTTTCAGGAGCACGAAGGAGACGTGTTTGACTCTGTGCGGGAGCGGATCAGGAACGCAAAGGGCAGAATCCGTTCGATGAAAGCGGATTTTCTGGCCTATGCTCTCATGGACGCTGCCGTGGATAATTATTTTCTGGCCCTGGAGCGTATCGGGGACCGGATCGAGAACATGGACGACCGTATCCTGGCCCACCCAGAACCGGGGGATATTCAGGATGTGCACCATCTGAAACTGGAAATTCTGAGTTTCCGCAAGGCCGTATGGCCGCTTCGCGAAGAGGTCGGCGCACTGGAAAAGAGTGAAACTGTCCTGATCCGGCCGGAAACCAGGGTCTTTCTGCGGGATCTGTACGACCACATCATCCAGGTCATCGACATGGTGGAGACGTTTCGGGACATTCTGGGCGGCATTCACGACACCTATTTGTCCAGCGTCAGCAACCGCATGAACGAAATCATGAAAGTGCTCACCATCATTTCCACGATCTTCATCCCCATGACGTTCATCGCCGGAGTGTACGGCATGAACTTCGAACACATGCCCGAGCTGAAATGGCCCTTCGGCTACTACCTGGCCTGGGCTGTCATGCTCATGGTAGCCTTCAGCCTGCTTTTCTTTTTCAAACGAAGGAAATGGTTTTGA
- a CDS encoding ABC transporter permease: MDGLNRNSNGAGSWILENLVTIIFVAFTLFGFMVSSGVSVGYFFSELSSRVFRNSFLVLSLIIPVLAGLGLNFGIVIGAMSGQVAIAIARYFEMGGISGLLFCFATAMVVAALCGYFTGRLYNKTRGQEMIASLIVGFFANGIYQFLFLFVVGVIIAVPATHPMIKPDGVGIRMTVDLVPVKQGGLKYALDNIYQVPFVHAILAVAIGLFLLIVVRYWLNIRKGRSYLNSRSSLIVNGGLCLALAGVAIHAMVTKSELMMVRKVPVVTGLLIIGLCVFTVLIMKTKLGQDFRSVGQSQHTAEVSGINVDRTRIIATMISTVLASWGQIIYLQNMGTLNTYNAHTQIGMFSVAALLVGGASTSKAGITHAIFGTILFNAMFIMSPEIGQSLFGQALLGEYFRTFMVYGVIGVALGIHVWKANKKSRIVVE; the protein is encoded by the coding sequence ATGGACGGACTCAACAGGAACTCGAACGGCGCCGGCTCCTGGATTCTTGAAAACCTGGTGACCATCATCTTCGTGGCCTTTACCCTTTTCGGCTTCATGGTCTCCAGTGGGGTATCCGTGGGCTACTTTTTCTCAGAGCTTTCCAGCAGGGTCTTCCGAAACTCCTTCCTCGTCCTCTCTCTTATCATCCCGGTCCTTGCGGGCCTCGGCCTCAACTTCGGCATCGTCATCGGCGCCATGTCCGGCCAGGTGGCCATCGCCATAGCCCGATACTTCGAAATGGGGGGCATATCGGGCCTTCTGTTCTGCTTCGCCACGGCCATGGTGGTTGCGGCTCTCTGCGGTTACTTCACCGGGAGACTCTACAACAAAACCCGGGGGCAGGAGATGATCGCCAGCCTCATTGTCGGATTCTTCGCCAACGGCATCTACCAGTTCCTCTTTCTCTTCGTCGTCGGCGTGATCATTGCCGTTCCCGCAACCCACCCCATGATCAAGCCTGACGGAGTCGGCATACGGATGACCGTGGACCTTGTCCCGGTCAAGCAGGGCGGCCTTAAATACGCCCTGGACAACATCTACCAGGTCCCCTTCGTCCACGCGATCCTTGCGGTGGCCATTGGACTGTTCCTGCTGATTGTGGTCCGTTACTGGCTCAACATACGGAAAGGCCGCTCGTACCTGAACAGCCGGTCGTCTCTCATCGTCAACGGGGGCCTGTGCCTCGCCCTTGCGGGGGTGGCGATCCACGCCATGGTGACGAAATCCGAGCTCATGATGGTCCGCAAGGTTCCCGTGGTGACTGGGCTTCTGATCATCGGCCTCTGCGTTTTCACGGTGCTCATCATGAAGACCAAGCTGGGCCAGGATTTCCGGTCGGTGGGGCAGAGTCAGCACACGGCGGAAGTTTCGGGGATCAACGTGGACAGGACGAGGATCATCGCCACCATGATCTCCACCGTGCTCGCCTCCTGGGGGCAGATCATCTACCTGCAGAACATGGGCACCCTGAACACCTACAACGCCCACACCCAGATCGGCATGTTCTCCGTGGCGGCCCTTCTCGTGGGCGGCGCCTCCACCTCGAAGGCCGGCATAACCCACGCCATCTTCGGGACCATCCTCTTCAACGCCATGTTCATCATGTCGCCGGAGATCGGCCAGTCCCTCTTCGGCCAGGCCCTACTGGGCGAATACTTCAGGACCTTCATGGTCTACGGCGTCATCGGCGTGGCCCTCGGCATCCACGTCTGGAAGGCCAACAAGAAGAGCCGGATCGTGGTAGAATAG
- a CDS encoding ABC transporter permease, whose protein sequence is MAEMNGNGNNHLRTSGSLFGDIGLPTVIIAVFWVLTLVAGHFVGISMSTLVSDTIKRAGMNGILVLAMVPAIQSGTGPNFALPIGIVCGLLGLVTSIEMDMTGMAWLLTSFALAIPLAAAVGYGYGKLMNAVKGSEMTIATYTGFSIVALMCLAWLMIPFRNPKMGWFIGRGLRETIQLDAVGGAQILNKFLLFTVGDVIVPTGLLLTFAFFAFLVRLFFRSKLGIAISAGGINPKFAQAAGLNIDRNRILANVVSTILGAIGIIVYSQSYGYAQLYTAPLMMAFPAVAAILIGGATASRAKVSHVVIGVVLFQGLLTTALPVANEIFVGTDLSEIMRMIIQNGIILYALTQVKRGVQ, encoded by the coding sequence ATGGCTGAGATGAACGGGAACGGCAACAACCATCTGCGGACTTCCGGGAGCCTGTTTGGGGATATCGGCCTCCCAACGGTGATCATCGCCGTCTTCTGGGTACTCACTCTGGTTGCCGGCCATTTCGTGGGGATCTCCATGTCCACCCTCGTCAGCGACACCATCAAGCGGGCCGGGATGAACGGCATCCTCGTCCTCGCCATGGTGCCGGCCATCCAGTCGGGCACGGGACCGAACTTCGCCCTTCCCATCGGGATCGTCTGCGGGCTCCTGGGGCTCGTCACGTCCATTGAAATGGACATGACGGGGATGGCGTGGCTCCTGACATCCTTCGCCCTCGCGATTCCCCTGGCGGCCGCGGTGGGCTACGGCTACGGCAAGCTGATGAACGCCGTCAAGGGCTCGGAGATGACCATCGCCACCTATACCGGCTTCTCCATCGTGGCCCTGATGTGCCTGGCGTGGCTCATGATCCCTTTCCGCAACCCGAAAATGGGCTGGTTCATCGGCAGGGGTCTTCGGGAGACCATCCAGCTCGACGCTGTTGGCGGAGCCCAGATCCTCAACAAATTTCTCCTGTTCACCGTCGGTGACGTGATCGTTCCCACGGGACTTCTTCTCACCTTCGCCTTCTTCGCCTTCCTCGTCCGGCTCTTCTTCAGGTCGAAGCTCGGAATCGCCATTTCCGCCGGGGGAATCAACCCGAAATTCGCCCAGGCTGCGGGCCTGAACATCGACCGGAACCGGATCCTGGCAAACGTGGTTTCCACCATTCTCGGTGCCATAGGCATCATCGTCTACTCCCAGAGCTACGGGTACGCCCAGCTCTACACGGCGCCCCTGATGATGGCCTTCCCCGCCGTGGCGGCAATCCTCATCGGAGGAGCCACGGCCTCCCGGGCGAAGGTTTCTCACGTTGTCATCGGCGTCGTCCTCTTTCAGGGACTCCTCACCACGGCCCTTCCGGTGGCCAACGAAATCTTCGTCGGCACTGACCTGTCGGAAATCATGCGGATGATCATCCAGAACGGAATCATACTTTATGCCCTGACCCAGGTAAAAAGAGGTGTGCAGTAA
- a CDS encoding sugar ABC transporter ATP-binding protein: MSDSLLQFRNISKSYYGNSVLTNISFDVKKGEIHALIGENGAGKSTLMNILFGMPVITSTGGYEGDVLIDGEKISFKSPHQAMYAGIGMVHQEFMLIPGYSITENIKINREITTPNPVSRIFGKRLETLDMASMNADARKALDSLDMGIDEYILVAGLPVGHMQFVEIAREIDKKGIKILVFDEPTAVLTETEARNLLAAVKRLAAKGIGIVFISHRLDEIINVADRVTILRDGELVATKNIEDTSAVEIAALMIGRKVAIDRVQSKGRKVSDEVILRIRNLHVGMPGEMVRGIDLDIRKGEIVGIGGLAGQGKLGIANGIMGTYPARGEVVFNGKPMTLGDPHAAIASGIGFVSEDRKGVGLLLNESIELNIAFTAMQVGNRFLKKAGPFRFQDDAGIRKHALNMIKDLDIRCESPLQHAGSLSGGNQQKVCVARALTQDPVFLFVSEPTRGIDIGAKKLILDLLLKLNEEKGMTIVMTSSELAELRSICDRIVIVCEGKVEGVLPPDASDADFGLMMSGSRGLKAEETPERSAHHG, from the coding sequence TTGAGCGACAGCCTTCTCCAGTTCAGGAACATATCCAAGAGCTACTACGGAAACAGCGTTCTGACGAACATCAGTTTCGACGTAAAAAAAGGGGAAATTCACGCCCTCATCGGAGAGAACGGCGCCGGAAAGTCCACCCTGATGAACATCCTCTTCGGCATGCCCGTCATCACGAGCACCGGCGGCTATGAGGGCGATGTCCTGATAGACGGAGAGAAAATCAGCTTCAAGTCGCCCCACCAGGCCATGTACGCCGGGATAGGCATGGTCCACCAGGAGTTCATGCTCATCCCGGGCTACTCGATCACTGAAAACATCAAGATCAACAGGGAAATCACCACCCCGAACCCCGTCTCCCGGATCTTCGGGAAACGGCTTGAAACCCTCGATATGGCGTCCATGAACGCCGACGCCCGCAAGGCCCTGGACAGCCTCGACATGGGAATTGACGAATACATCCTGGTGGCGGGGCTCCCCGTAGGGCACATGCAGTTCGTGGAAATAGCCCGGGAGATCGACAAAAAGGGCATCAAGATCCTCGTCTTCGACGAGCCCACCGCGGTGCTCACCGAGACGGAGGCCCGGAATCTTCTCGCGGCCGTCAAACGCCTGGCCGCGAAAGGCATCGGCATTGTCTTTATCAGTCACAGGCTCGACGAAATCATCAATGTTGCCGACAGGGTCACCATCCTCCGGGACGGAGAACTCGTCGCCACCAAGAATATCGAAGACACGAGCGCCGTGGAGATCGCCGCCCTGATGATCGGGCGCAAGGTGGCCATCGACCGGGTTCAGTCCAAGGGGCGGAAGGTTTCCGACGAGGTTATCCTCCGTATACGGAACCTGCATGTGGGCATGCCGGGAGAGATGGTCCGGGGCATCGACCTCGATATCCGGAAGGGAGAAATCGTCGGTATCGGAGGTCTTGCCGGGCAGGGAAAGCTCGGCATAGCCAACGGCATCATGGGAACCTATCCGGCCAGGGGTGAGGTGGTTTTCAACGGCAAGCCCATGACCTTGGGCGATCCCCATGCCGCCATCGCCTCGGGCATCGGTTTCGTCAGCGAGGACAGAAAGGGCGTCGGCCTCCTGCTGAACGAGTCAATTGAACTGAACATCGCCTTCACCGCAATGCAGGTGGGGAACCGGTTCCTCAAGAAGGCGGGCCCCTTCCGCTTCCAGGACGACGCCGGGATTCGAAAACATGCCCTGAATATGATCAAAGACCTCGACATCCGCTGCGAATCCCCCCTGCAGCACGCGGGCAGCCTGAGCGGCGGCAACCAGCAGAAAGTCTGCGTTGCCCGGGCTCTCACCCAGGATCCCGTGTTTCTTTTCGTCTCGGAGCCCACGCGGGGTATCGACATAGGAGCAAAGAAGCTGATCCTCGACCTGCTTCTTAAACTCAACGAGGAGAAGGGAATGACCATCGTCATGACCTCGTCCGAACTGGCGGAGCTGCGGAGCATCTGCGACAGGATCGTCATCGTCTGCGAGGGCAAAGTGGAAGGCGTGCTGCCTCCGGATGCTTCCGATGCGGACTTCGGCCTGATGATGTCCGGCAGCAGGGGCCTGAAAGCGGAAGAAACACCCGAAAGGAGTGCCCATCATGGCTGA